The proteins below come from a single Juglans regia cultivar Chandler chromosome 12, Walnut 2.0, whole genome shotgun sequence genomic window:
- the LOC109010399 gene encoding uncharacterized protein LOC109010399, producing MRFGKKGKLSPRYVGPFEILDRIGPVAYKVALPPALSGVHDVFHVSMLRKYIPDPTHVIDYEPLQLQENLTYTEEPMRIIERKEQMLWNRTIPLVKVVWNNHTISEASWELEEEMQVKYPQLLASDLDNL from the coding sequence atgaggtttggaaagaagggcaaATTGAGCCCTAGATATGTCGGGCcttttgagattcttgatcggattggaccagtggcttacaAAGTAGCCCTACCACCAGCACTCTCAGGAGTACATGACgtatttcatgtatctatgcTGAGGAAGTATATACCTGACCCCACCCACGTTATCGACTATGAACCTCTTCAACTTCAGGAAAATTTGACTTATACAGAAGAGCCGATGCGGattatagagagaaaagaacaaatGTTATGGAATCGGACTATTCCATTGGTTAAAGTGGTATGGAATAATCATACTATTAGTGAAGCCTCTTGGGAATTGGAAGAGGAAATGCAAGTCAAGTACCCACAGTTGTTGGCCAGTGATCTTGATAACTTGTGA
- the LOC109010403 gene encoding proline-rich receptor-like protein kinase PERK2: MSNQPTQPRPLFRLPSIARPNQAPAAPAPAPAPATVPEPRPPIVRSTFRPLAGPSQPTQSQEPTPPPSTATRPVIPAVASQPPPPAPPSNGAPVPAANTRSVPSSPTGRVSAPSASVPVIKPTSSVPSSPQAKVAAPSSSVPTSPVDKAPLQAQTLSSTTVVPSTTTTTARVPTPIPPPKTINPVVQTTPKSPKPKPTAPPPSPLILPPSQLKSEVESEQNIPMAVEQKTVLIQKTIDKPKPWHGGNGDSQKENGEFYKPNNVPIGKEEASKEVQAKEIKEKSKGKKNWDSEEMGMRVITIAGENKGAFMELIQSKKKHEAVVDKKGNDKTQSHGSESESIRSSSDKEGNPKKEKGHRGKVTGSKPMSSFMNSNVQSVNNSILYNCSCTHHDPGVHLSLSRKPSAESYVKDRVNGNHT; the protein is encoded by the coding sequence ATGTCAAACCAACCCACCCAACCTCGTCCATTGTTCCGTTTACCTTCCATAGCCCGCCCGAACCAAGCCCCGGCTGCCCCTGCCCCTGCCCCTGCCCCTGCTACTGTTCCGGAGCCACGCCCACCAATAGTTCGGTCTACATTCAGGCCATTGGCCGGCCCGTCTCAGCCAACTCAATCTCAAGAACCCACCCCACCACCATCTACGGCTACTCGTCCGGTAATCCCAGCGGTTGCCTCGCAACCACCGCCACCAGCACCACCTTCCAATGGAGCCCCAGTTCCAGCTGCCAATACTCGCTCAGTTCCATCTTCCCCAACTGGGAGAGTCTCCGCTCCATCTGCATCAGTGCCTGTGATCAAACCCACATCTTCAGTGCCATCATCACCTCAAGCCAAAGTTGCTGCTCCTTCCTCCTCAGTTCCAACTTCTCCTGTTGATAAAGCACCACTGCAAGCACAGACTTTATCGTCCACTACAGTAGTTCCAAGCACTACCACAACCACTGCTCGCGTGCCAACCCCTATCCCACCTCCCAAAACCATTAACCCTGTGGTTCAAACCACACCCAAGTCACCTAAGCCCAAGCCCACTGCCCCACCACCCTCTCCTCTGATCCTTCCGCCTTCCCAGTTGAAGTCCGAGGTCGAGTCTGAGCAGAACATCCCAATGGCAGTCGAGCAGAAAACTGTCCTGATCCAAAAGACCATTGATAAGCCTAAGCCGTGGCATGGTGGGAATGGGGATTCGCAGAAGGAAAATGGTGAGTTTTATAAGCCCAACAATGTCCCAATTGGAAAGGAAGAAGCGTCAAAAGAAGTTCAGGCCAAGGAGATAAAGGAGAAAAGTAAAGGGAAAAAGAATTGGGATTCAGAGGAGATGGGTATGAGGGTTATAACAATTGCTGGGGAAAACAAAGGCGCCTTCATGGAACTCATTCaatcaaaaaagaaacatgaaGCTGTTGTTGACAAGAAAGGGAATGATAAAACGCAAAGCCATGGAAGTGAGTCGGAAAGCATTCGTAGTAGTAGCGATAAGGAGGGGAATCCTAAAAAGGAAAAGGGTCACAGAGGAAAAGTAACTGGTTCAAAGCCCATGAGTTCATTCATGAACAGCAATGTGCAGAGTGTTAACAACTCCATCCTCTACAATTGTTCATGCACTCACCATGACCCTGGGGTGCACCTTTCTCTCTCTAGGAAGCCCTCCGCCGAGTCCTACGTAAAGGATCGCGTTAATGGCAATCATACTTAG